In Horticoccus luteus, the following proteins share a genomic window:
- a CDS encoding TIGR01777 family oxidoreductase has translation MTSRIARPANEVFAWHERPGAFERLQPPWERVELVRATGGIRDGAQVEVRTKIGPFSSTWLVEHRGYRAGREFRDVMLRGPFSAWEHVHLIEPDGEAACRLTDRITYRLPGGFAGEAADGMVRRRLERMFRHRHTITRTDLEVVSPMTAGRRWRVLVSGASGLVGGQLGPLLQTQGHTVVQLVRRRAKNGDDVEWNPALGKIDAAALEGIDAVVHLAGENVGAGRWTAQRKAAILSSRVEGTRLLVDACRGLAKPPRVWIGASAVGIYGDRGDEVLAEDSATGSGFLADVCWAWERETFKAAEFGARVAALRFGVVLTPAGGALARMLPLFRVGLGGPIGDGRQWMSWISIEDVVGAIYHALARDNVTGVLNTVAPEAVRNGDFARVLGRVLHRPAVLRAPTWALTAIFGEMARETVLAGQRAQPDGLRGSGYAFRHPSLETALRAVLGRENG, from the coding sequence ATGACCAGTCGGATCGCTCGTCCGGCGAACGAGGTGTTCGCGTGGCACGAACGTCCGGGAGCGTTTGAGCGGCTGCAGCCGCCGTGGGAACGTGTTGAGTTGGTGCGTGCGACGGGCGGCATCCGTGACGGCGCGCAGGTGGAGGTGCGGACGAAGATCGGGCCGTTTTCCTCGACGTGGCTGGTCGAACATCGTGGCTACCGCGCGGGCCGGGAGTTTCGCGATGTGATGCTGCGCGGGCCGTTTTCTGCGTGGGAGCACGTGCATTTGATCGAGCCTGATGGCGAGGCGGCGTGCCGGCTGACGGATCGCATCACCTATCGTTTGCCGGGCGGATTCGCTGGCGAGGCGGCGGACGGAATGGTTCGCCGACGATTGGAGCGGATGTTTCGCCATCGGCACACGATCACCCGCACTGACCTGGAGGTCGTCTCACCGATGACGGCCGGGCGGCGCTGGCGGGTATTGGTCTCCGGCGCGTCGGGTCTCGTCGGCGGGCAGCTTGGGCCGTTGTTGCAAACCCAAGGTCACACGGTGGTGCAGTTGGTGCGGCGTCGGGCAAAAAATGGCGATGACGTGGAATGGAATCCGGCACTCGGGAAAATCGATGCTGCGGCGCTGGAGGGCATCGACGCGGTCGTGCATTTGGCGGGTGAAAACGTTGGCGCGGGACGATGGACCGCGCAGCGCAAGGCGGCCATTTTGAGCAGCCGCGTCGAGGGCACGCGGTTGTTGGTCGATGCCTGCCGCGGGCTCGCGAAACCGCCGCGGGTTTGGATCGGGGCGTCCGCCGTCGGCATCTACGGCGATCGCGGCGATGAAGTCTTGGCGGAGGATAGTGCAACGGGGAGCGGATTTCTCGCGGACGTGTGTTGGGCATGGGAACGGGAAACGTTCAAAGCGGCGGAATTCGGCGCGCGCGTGGCGGCGTTGCGTTTCGGGGTCGTGCTCACGCCCGCGGGCGGGGCGCTGGCGCGGATGTTGCCGCTGTTTCGCGTCGGGCTGGGCGGGCCGATCGGAGATGGGCGGCAATGGATGAGTTGGATTTCCATCGAGGATGTGGTCGGTGCGATCTACCACGCGCTCGCGCGGGACAACGTGACCGGAGTGCTGAACACGGTGGCGCCCGAGGCGGTAAGGAACGGGGATTTCGCGCGCGTGCTCGGCCGGGTGTTGCATCGGCCGGCGGTGCTGCGCGCACCGACGTGGGCGTTGACGGCGATTTTCGGAGAGATGGCGCGCGAGACCGTCCTCGCCGGGCAACGCGCGCAGCCGGACGGCTTGCGCGGGAGCGGTTATGCGTTTCGACATCCGAGCTTGGAAACGGCGTTGCGGGCGGTGCTCGGACGGGAAAACGGCTGA
- a CDS encoding cryptochrome/photolyase family protein, with protein sequence MTPTLLWFRRDLRLQDNPALMEAIARGGAIVPVFIQEAAGEDQWSEGAASSWWRHRALARLDEALRARGSRLVLARGDAASVLRELIEATGAEAVYWNRRYEPAQVATDRAVKAGLRAAGVEVQSFNSALLFEPQSIANKQGKPFQVFTPYWRHCLALPIAEPVRCAATALPAPASWPRSLALDELGLQPTIPWDGGLRENWEPGEGGAMARLKAFVREGIEGYAEDRNRPDHAGTSRLSPWLHHGEIGPRQIWSAVKAIGRESGVFPPHNGARVFLSEIGWREFAYHLLFHFPRTPEQPLREEFARFPWAEDRGGTKLAAWQRGRTGYPIVDAGLRELWHTGWMHNRVRMIVASFLVKHQRLPWQRGAKWFWDTLVDADLASNTLGWQWSAGCGADAAPYFRIFAPVLQGRKFDPAGDYVRRWVPELARIPVEHIHAPWEAPPAILARAGVTLGENYPRPIVDHAQARAEALAAFKELRRGNGPA encoded by the coding sequence ATGACGCCGACGCTTCTCTGGTTTCGACGGGATCTGCGTTTGCAGGACAACCCGGCGTTGATGGAGGCAATCGCGCGCGGCGGGGCGATCGTGCCGGTATTCATTCAAGAAGCCGCGGGCGAGGACCAGTGGAGCGAAGGGGCGGCGTCAAGTTGGTGGCGGCATCGCGCGCTGGCGCGGCTCGATGAGGCGTTGCGTGCGCGCGGATCGCGGCTCGTGCTCGCGCGCGGGGACGCAGCGAGCGTGTTGCGCGAATTGATCGAGGCCACCGGAGCGGAGGCGGTGTATTGGAATCGCCGTTATGAGCCGGCGCAGGTGGCGACGGATCGGGCGGTCAAGGCCGGGTTGCGGGCGGCGGGCGTGGAGGTGCAGAGCTTTAACAGCGCGTTGTTGTTCGAGCCGCAATCGATCGCGAACAAACAGGGTAAACCGTTTCAGGTGTTCACGCCGTATTGGCGTCATTGTCTGGCGCTGCCGATCGCCGAGCCGGTGCGTTGCGCGGCGACGGCGCTGCCGGCACCGGCCAGCTGGCCGCGATCGCTCGCGCTGGACGAGCTAGGGTTGCAGCCGACGATTCCGTGGGACGGCGGATTGCGCGAGAACTGGGAACCGGGTGAAGGCGGCGCGATGGCGCGGCTGAAGGCGTTCGTGCGGGAGGGAATTGAGGGTTACGCGGAAGACCGCAACCGGCCGGACCACGCGGGCACGTCGCGTCTTTCGCCGTGGCTGCACCATGGGGAGATCGGTCCGCGGCAAATATGGTCGGCGGTGAAGGCGATCGGGCGGGAGAGCGGCGTATTTCCGCCGCACAATGGCGCCCGCGTTTTTCTGAGCGAGATCGGGTGGCGCGAGTTTGCATATCATCTGTTATTTCATTTTCCGCGCACGCCGGAGCAACCGTTGCGGGAGGAGTTCGCGCGGTTTCCGTGGGCAGAGGATCGCGGCGGGACAAAGCTCGCGGCGTGGCAGCGCGGACGCACCGGTTATCCGATCGTGGACGCGGGTCTGCGGGAGCTGTGGCACACCGGTTGGATGCACAATCGCGTGCGGATGATCGTGGCGTCGTTTCTCGTGAAGCACCAGCGGTTGCCGTGGCAACGCGGAGCGAAGTGGTTTTGGGACACGCTCGTGGACGCGGACCTCGCGAGCAACACGCTCGGTTGGCAGTGGTCGGCGGGCTGCGGCGCGGACGCGGCCCCGTATTTCCGGATATTCGCACCGGTGTTGCAGGGACGGAAATTCGATCCAGCCGGAGACTATGTTCGGCGGTGGGTGCCGGAGCTGGCGCGGATTCCGGTCGAGCACATCCATGCGCCGTGGGAAGCGCCGCCAGCAATCTTGGCGCGTGCCGGGGTAACGCTCGGCGAGAATTATCCGCGGCCGATCGTGGACCATGCACAGGCAAGGGCGGAGGCGCTGGCGGCGTTCAAAGAGCTGCGGCGCGGCAACGGGCCGGCATAG
- the glgA gene encoding glycogen synthase GlgA yields MKIVHVASELFPYVKTGGLADAVASLAGTLADRGHTVTVFLPGYRAVLEHGHAINAERKFRLRIEMGDVFLSGEVRVFSPRANLQVFLICRDEFFDRRAAYGNGERDYEDNAERFIFFCKGVVEALRLENIEADIVHAHDWQAALLPLMLRDAERRHGVTLAMKTVCTIHNIAFQGLFPRSVFAQTGLPDELNNVDGLEYYEQINFLKGGILFSDRVTTVSPRYAQEIQTPEFGCGLDGVVQTRADDLVGLLNGVDSAVWNPATDALLPARFTASNLRGKETCRAELLKRCGFDPAFNGPIFGMVCRLTEQKGVDLVLENRDFFLTETCGLVVLGSGDKRMEAELRTLASRAPDKITLCAKLDEAMSHLIEAGADFFVMPSLFEPCGLNQMYSQVYGTIPLTSRVGGLVDTVIDIDAEPERGTGITFAPTAKGLRGGLMRAIELHARKDDYTAVQRRGMARDFSWNTAAAAYEKLYRDAI; encoded by the coding sequence ATGAAAATCGTCCATGTGGCCAGCGAATTGTTTCCCTACGTGAAAACGGGGGGGCTGGCCGATGCTGTCGCCTCGCTGGCGGGGACGCTCGCCGATCGCGGACATACGGTCACCGTGTTTCTGCCGGGTTATCGCGCGGTGCTGGAACACGGCCACGCCATCAACGCGGAGCGAAAATTCCGGCTCCGGATCGAGATGGGCGATGTGTTTTTGTCGGGTGAGGTGCGGGTGTTTTCGCCGCGGGCGAATTTGCAGGTGTTTCTGATTTGCCGGGATGAGTTCTTCGACCGGCGGGCGGCCTACGGCAACGGCGAGCGGGATTACGAGGACAACGCGGAGCGGTTCATCTTTTTCTGCAAGGGCGTGGTGGAGGCGTTGCGGTTGGAAAACATCGAGGCCGACATCGTGCATGCGCACGACTGGCAGGCGGCTTTGCTGCCGCTGATGTTGCGCGACGCCGAGCGCCGCCATGGCGTGACGCTGGCGATGAAGACGGTGTGCACCATCCACAACATCGCGTTCCAAGGGCTGTTCCCACGCAGCGTGTTTGCGCAGACGGGACTGCCGGATGAGCTCAACAACGTCGACGGCCTCGAATACTACGAGCAGATCAATTTTCTCAAGGGCGGCATACTGTTCAGCGACCGGGTGACGACCGTGAGTCCGCGCTACGCGCAGGAAATCCAGACACCGGAATTCGGCTGCGGACTCGATGGCGTCGTGCAGACACGCGCGGACGATCTGGTGGGCTTGCTCAACGGCGTGGACTCGGCGGTGTGGAATCCGGCGACCGATGCGCTGCTGCCGGCACGATTCACCGCCTCAAATTTGCGCGGGAAGGAAACGTGCCGGGCGGAGTTGCTCAAGCGGTGCGGGTTCGATCCGGCGTTCAACGGACCGATCTTCGGCATGGTGTGCCGGCTTACGGAGCAAAAGGGCGTGGATCTCGTGTTGGAGAATCGGGATTTCTTCCTCACGGAGACCTGCGGTCTCGTCGTGCTTGGTTCCGGCGACAAGCGGATGGAGGCGGAACTGCGCACGCTGGCGAGCCGGGCGCCGGATAAGATCACGCTCTGCGCCAAGCTCGATGAGGCCATGAGCCATTTGATCGAGGCGGGGGCGGATTTTTTTGTCATGCCGTCACTCTTCGAGCCGTGCGGGTTGAACCAGATGTATTCCCAGGTATATGGCACGATCCCGCTGACAAGCCGCGTGGGTGGTCTCGTGGACACGGTGATCGATATCGACGCCGAGCCGGAGCGCGGCACGGGCATCACATTTGCGCCGACGGCGAAAGGGCTGCGCGGCGGATTGATGCGTGCGATCGAACTTCACGCGCGCAAAGACGACTACACCGCGGTGCAGCGGCGCGGCATGGCGCGCGACTTCAGTTGGAACACAGCGGCCGCCGCTTACGAGAAGCTGTATCGTGACGCGATTTGA
- a CDS encoding ribonuclease R family protein, whose amino-acid sequence MQLRDRILARLREPDYQPANELALSRQLGLNKKQRATLNFEVRRLLASGQLARVQGDRLGLPRATAEHAGRLMFRQGGSAYIIPDVPSGTPPVDPIQIAPDDTDVAFHGDRVAYTILKGVKTRRPGETAGRVLRVISRDRATIVGNLGRSGRDWLVAADDPRFVHDVLVEDPAKSDVQPRPAAGDKVVVRLNEWKRRRDVITGTIVDRLGRTHEPRAELLGVFVKYDLDPDFPADVLREADALPATVNPRELVGRLDYREVPTFTIDPDDAKDFDDALSVETLDNGETRIGIHIADVSHYVQPGTALDREAQRRGNSTYLVGTVIPMLPEKLSNGLCSLVEGQIRLTKAVFLTFAKNGRLVKTAFANTAIRSRKRLTYKQAYALLFENDLERVRALPVPPKHQTGSTGRTLRSLKPAELADLQTWVRQLWSIASKLRTNRMAGGALDLDMPETKIFVDEQGYADRLERVEHDESHQLIEEFMLAANEAVARVTRVHHLPSLYRVHDEPDPEKLNEYRDTLATFDLHVGDLTKRDELTKLLVRLRDHPQGYTLRTQLLRSLRKAAYRATADGHFGLNKRDYTHFTSPIRRYADLVVHRVFDYYLIKFAGHPQPAGYRFGYDQAAMQRIGEHLSLTETNSQEAERESVKIKLLEFFERQLERKEPTRLTAIITDVRSRGFFVELEESMTFGFVSAENLPNDTYVLNAAGTALVGRRRKQKFELGARLDVVVKKVDRFRRQIDFAPAG is encoded by the coding sequence ATGCAACTTCGCGACCGTATCCTCGCCCGCCTCCGCGAGCCCGATTATCAACCTGCCAACGAACTCGCCCTCTCGCGTCAGCTCGGGCTCAATAAAAAACAGCGCGCCACGCTGAACTTCGAGGTGCGCCGCCTTCTCGCCAGCGGCCAGCTCGCCCGCGTGCAAGGCGACCGCCTCGGCCTTCCCCGCGCGACCGCCGAACACGCCGGGCGCCTCATGTTTCGCCAAGGCGGCTCCGCTTACATCATCCCCGACGTGCCTTCCGGCACGCCACCGGTGGATCCCATCCAGATCGCGCCCGACGACACCGATGTCGCGTTTCACGGCGACCGCGTCGCCTACACGATTCTGAAGGGCGTGAAAACCCGCCGCCCCGGTGAAACCGCCGGTCGCGTGCTGCGCGTCATCTCGCGTGATCGCGCCACGATCGTCGGCAATCTTGGGCGCAGCGGCCGCGACTGGCTCGTCGCCGCCGATGATCCGCGTTTCGTCCACGACGTCCTCGTCGAGGATCCAGCCAAGTCCGACGTCCAGCCCCGCCCCGCCGCCGGCGACAAAGTCGTCGTGCGCCTCAACGAGTGGAAACGCCGCCGTGACGTCATCACCGGCACCATCGTCGACCGCCTCGGCCGCACGCACGAGCCGCGCGCCGAGCTCCTCGGCGTGTTCGTGAAATACGATCTCGATCCCGATTTCCCTGCCGACGTCCTGCGCGAAGCCGACGCGTTGCCCGCCACCGTGAACCCGCGCGAACTTGTCGGCCGGCTCGATTACCGCGAGGTGCCGACGTTCACCATCGATCCCGACGACGCCAAGGATTTTGACGACGCGCTCTCCGTCGAAACCCTCGACAACGGCGAAACCCGCATCGGCATCCACATCGCCGACGTTTCTCATTACGTGCAACCCGGCACCGCGCTCGATCGCGAAGCCCAGCGCCGCGGCAACTCCACGTATCTCGTGGGCACGGTGATTCCGATGCTGCCGGAAAAGCTTTCCAACGGGTTGTGTTCGCTCGTCGAAGGCCAGATCCGCCTCACGAAAGCGGTCTTTCTCACCTTCGCCAAAAACGGCCGCCTCGTGAAAACCGCGTTCGCCAACACCGCGATCCGCAGCCGCAAGCGCCTCACCTACAAACAAGCCTACGCCCTCCTGTTCGAGAACGATCTCGAGCGCGTGCGCGCCCTGCCCGTGCCGCCCAAACACCAGACCGGCTCAACCGGCCGCACGTTGCGCAGCTTGAAACCCGCCGAGCTCGCCGACCTGCAAACCTGGGTGCGCCAGCTCTGGAGCATCGCCTCCAAACTCCGCACCAACCGCATGGCCGGCGGCGCACTCGACCTCGACATGCCCGAGACGAAAATCTTCGTCGACGAGCAGGGCTACGCCGACCGCCTCGAACGCGTCGAGCACGACGAAAGCCACCAGCTCATCGAGGAATTCATGCTCGCCGCCAACGAAGCGGTCGCGCGTGTCACGCGCGTTCATCATCTGCCGTCGCTCTACCGCGTCCACGACGAGCCCGACCCTGAGAAACTGAACGAATACCGCGACACGCTCGCCACCTTCGATCTCCACGTCGGCGACCTCACGAAGCGCGACGAACTGACCAAACTGCTGGTGCGTCTCCGCGACCATCCCCAAGGCTACACGTTGCGCACGCAATTGCTGCGCAGCCTCCGCAAAGCCGCGTATCGCGCCACCGCCGACGGCCATTTCGGACTGAACAAACGCGACTACACCCACTTCACATCGCCGATTCGCCGCTACGCCGATCTCGTCGTCCACCGCGTCTTCGATTACTACCTCATCAAATTCGCCGGCCACCCGCAGCCCGCCGGATACCGTTTCGGTTACGATCAGGCCGCCATGCAACGCATCGGCGAGCATCTCAGCCTCACCGAAACCAACAGCCAGGAAGCCGAACGCGAGAGCGTGAAAATCAAGCTGCTCGAGTTTTTCGAGCGCCAGCTCGAGCGCAAGGAGCCCACGCGCCTCACCGCGATCATCACCGATGTCCGCAGCCGCGGCTTCTTCGTCGAACTCGAGGAGTCGATGACCTTCGGTTTTGTTTCTGCGGAAAACCTGCCCAACGACACCTACGTCCTCAACGCCGCCGGCACCGCCCTCGTCGGCCGCCGGCGCAAGCAAAAGTTCGAGCTCGGCGCGCGACTTGACGTCGTCGTGAAGAAGGTCGACCGGTTCCGTCGGCAGATCGATTTCGCTCCTGCCGGTTAA
- a CDS encoding DUF5069 domain-containing protein — protein sequence MKHYDFTTRFHVLYDKAVGLYAKGTRGAGTFFTTEESAFLAANGIAPQALYDYAEDQTNYNEPGYDQALGIELVRRDYFLNVQRGMPSKNTLNEESLPGKTETVEGIEWLLRILPKARAKLRGELPASLMYCCGGDRRFLKANDILPAEFLSLVWRHENDDASIIKWVVARRAQSA from the coding sequence ATGAAACACTACGATTTCACCACTCGCTTCCACGTTCTTTACGACAAGGCCGTCGGCCTTTACGCCAAGGGCACGCGCGGAGCCGGCACGTTTTTCACCACCGAGGAAAGCGCGTTCCTCGCCGCCAACGGCATCGCCCCGCAGGCGCTGTATGATTACGCCGAGGACCAGACGAATTACAACGAACCGGGTTATGACCAGGCCTTGGGCATCGAGCTCGTGCGCCGGGATTATTTTCTCAACGTCCAGCGCGGCATGCCCTCGAAGAACACGCTCAACGAGGAAAGTCTGCCGGGAAAGACGGAGACGGTCGAAGGCATCGAATGGCTGCTCCGCATCCTGCCGAAAGCGCGCGCCAAACTCCGCGGCGAGTTGCCCGCTTCGTTGATGTATTGCTGCGGCGGTGATCGACGCTTTCTCAAGGCCAACGACATCTTGCCGGCGGAATTTCTCTCGCTGGTGTGGCGCCATGAGAACGACGACGCCTCGATCATCAAATGGGTCGTCGCGCGCCGCGCCCAGTCCGCGTAA
- a CDS encoding DNA polymerase domain-containing protein, which yields MAASLCGVWVDSAGQVHLAETAEEGGRVERHGAYEPFAWLRPDAAAISVPGVRLETLKGEGVFTHLAHAENTRAFAELLNANASANVDALRPAESQYLLQTRTRLFADLTFAQVRRCQLDIETACADRGFPDPAKPADRVLAIGLRFGDRERLLVLREETDEAERALLEELNAVLAEEDPDVIEGHNIFKFDLNYLRVRGRRFKVPCAWGRFGQHATFRNSRLKAAERWVDFPRCDLPGRAVVDTFLLVQLYDVSTRELTAFGLKDVAIYFGITDEDSERTYIDGGRIQDAFREDRETFLAYLRDDLRETKGISDLLLPTYFEQTRTFPILLQDATLRGTTGKIDLLFLEQYYHARHACPAPPEIKPFEGGYTRSFQEGVFRHVLHFDVASLYPSLLLSFGRNPRTDTLGVFIPLLRSLRDYRLRYKLLARTAPSAEERAEAQARQASFKILINSFYGYLGFSGARFGDGELAAEVTRSGRELLQQLIDAFAGHGCTILEADTDGIYLSSDRYFDDPDALLALVVPILPPGIELEYDGKYEAMFCYKAKNYALYDGKRITLRGSALRSRGIEPFLKQLNQRLIRFLLGASQESPLVLAETLRTQLQGRALPVEQIAKTEGLSQNADAYERFVSGGGKPRRAAAEAALLMDPRPRMGDRVTYYITAKMPGRTSDWQRARPLAQHDASAAPYDPAYYLKKLDDWIERYGPFLGVKPAPVPEQGELF from the coding sequence ATGGCCGCGTCGCTTTGTGGTGTCTGGGTCGACAGCGCCGGGCAGGTTCACCTCGCAGAAACGGCGGAAGAGGGCGGTCGCGTCGAGCGGCACGGCGCGTATGAACCATTTGCGTGGCTGCGGCCGGACGCGGCGGCGATTTCGGTGCCGGGCGTGCGCCTCGAGACGTTGAAGGGCGAAGGCGTTTTCACGCATCTGGCGCACGCGGAAAACACGCGGGCGTTTGCGGAACTGCTGAACGCCAACGCGTCTGCCAACGTGGATGCGTTGCGACCGGCGGAGAGCCAATATCTGCTGCAGACGCGAACGCGGTTGTTTGCCGACCTGACGTTCGCGCAGGTGCGACGGTGCCAGCTCGACATCGAAACGGCGTGCGCCGATCGCGGATTTCCCGACCCGGCGAAGCCGGCGGACCGCGTGCTGGCGATCGGACTGCGTTTTGGCGATCGCGAGCGGCTGCTGGTGTTGCGCGAGGAAACCGACGAAGCGGAACGGGCGCTGCTCGAGGAGCTCAACGCCGTGCTGGCCGAGGAAGATCCCGACGTGATCGAGGGGCACAACATCTTCAAATTCGACCTGAACTACCTGCGGGTGCGCGGCCGGCGCTTCAAGGTGCCGTGCGCGTGGGGACGGTTCGGGCAGCACGCCACCTTTCGCAACAGCCGATTGAAGGCGGCGGAGCGCTGGGTGGACTTTCCGCGGTGCGACCTGCCGGGGCGGGCCGTCGTCGACACGTTTCTGCTGGTGCAGCTTTACGACGTGAGCACGCGTGAGTTGACCGCCTTCGGACTCAAGGATGTAGCGATCTATTTCGGCATCACGGACGAGGACAGCGAACGCACTTACATCGACGGCGGCCGGATTCAGGACGCGTTTCGCGAGGATCGGGAAACGTTTCTCGCGTATTTGCGCGACGACTTGCGCGAGACGAAAGGCATCAGCGATTTGCTGTTGCCGACATATTTTGAGCAAACGCGCACGTTCCCGATTTTGCTTCAGGATGCGACGCTGCGCGGCACGACGGGAAAGATCGATCTGCTGTTTCTCGAGCAGTATTATCACGCGCGCCACGCGTGCCCGGCGCCGCCGGAAATCAAGCCATTCGAGGGCGGCTACACGCGCAGTTTTCAGGAGGGCGTCTTTCGTCACGTGCTCCATTTCGACGTGGCGTCGCTTTACCCGAGCCTGCTGCTCAGTTTCGGGCGGAACCCGCGCACGGATACGCTCGGCGTGTTCATTCCGCTGCTGCGTTCGCTGCGCGATTACCGGCTGCGCTACAAACTGCTCGCGCGCACGGCGCCGTCGGCGGAGGAGCGCGCGGAAGCGCAGGCGCGGCAGGCGAGTTTCAAGATCCTCATCAATTCATTTTACGGCTATCTCGGATTTTCCGGGGCGCGTTTCGGCGACGGCGAACTCGCGGCCGAGGTGACGAGAAGTGGACGCGAATTGCTGCAGCAGTTGATCGACGCATTTGCGGGTCATGGCTGCACGATTCTCGAGGCGGATACGGACGGGATTTATCTGTCGTCGGATCGCTATTTCGACGACCCCGACGCGTTGCTGGCCCTCGTGGTGCCGATCCTGCCGCCGGGAATCGAGCTGGAATACGACGGGAAATACGAGGCGATGTTCTGCTACAAAGCGAAGAACTACGCGCTCTATGATGGGAAACGCATCACGCTTCGCGGCAGCGCGCTGCGATCGCGGGGGATCGAGCCGTTTTTGAAGCAGCTCAATCAGCGTTTGATCCGGTTTCTCCTCGGCGCTTCGCAGGAATCGCCGCTGGTCTTGGCGGAGACGCTGCGAACACAATTGCAGGGTCGGGCGTTGCCGGTGGAGCAAATCGCGAAGACGGAGGGGCTCAGTCAGAACGCGGATGCTTACGAGCGCTTCGTGAGCGGAGGAGGAAAGCCGCGGCGCGCCGCCGCGGAAGCGGCGCTCTTAATGGATCCGCGGCCGCGGATGGGCGACCGCGTGACGTATTACATTACGGCGAAAATGCCGGGCCGCACGTCGGACTGGCAGCGGGCGCGGCCTCTCGCGCAACACGACGCGAGCGCGGCGCCCTACGATCCGGCGTATTATCTCAAAAAGCTCGATGACTGGATCGAGCGCTACGGGCCGTTTCTCGGCGTGAAACCGGCGCCCGTGCCTGAGCAGGGAGAATTGTTTTGA